From Pseudobdellovibrio exovorus JSS, a single genomic window includes:
- a CDS encoding YbaN family protein codes for MSASKTLKAATGLKKYLYLSVGTLSLALGIIGAFLPLLPTTVFLLITAYCYERGSDRFHDWLIQHRYLGPPIVDWRKHQVIRVRHKMLATSMMLIGAYFVYSKPTIPLWVQIMYGFLMVGVLSFIWTRKSQRDTQA; via the coding sequence ATGTCCGCGTCTAAGACTTTAAAAGCAGCAACAGGATTAAAAAAGTACTTATATCTAAGTGTGGGAACATTGTCCTTAGCGCTCGGAATAATAGGTGCCTTTTTACCTCTTTTGCCGACGACAGTTTTCTTATTGATTACAGCTTATTGTTACGAGCGGGGCTCGGATCGTTTCCATGATTGGTTGATTCAACATCGTTACTTAGGACCTCCGATAGTGGACTGGCGCAAACATCAAGTTATCCGTGTTCGTCATAAAATGCTGGCAACATCGATGATGCTTATTGGAGCCTACTTTGTTTACTCTAAGCCAACGATTCCATTGTGGGTGCAAATCATGTACGGATTTTTAATGGTGGGTGTGTTGTCATTCATTTGGACACGAAAAAGTCAGCGGGATACACAAGCTTAA